The Vicia villosa cultivar HV-30 ecotype Madison, WI linkage group LG1, Vvil1.0, whole genome shotgun sequence genome includes a region encoding these proteins:
- the LOC131632661 gene encoding uncharacterized protein LOC131632661: MASSTFTNTISPHSYAPKSPFPRFTTSRYLHIPTQLRNTNATRRFSLSCSSDSANTPIELRYPAFPTILDINQIRDILPHRFPFLLVDRVIEYNPGVSAVAIKNVTINDNFFPGHFPERPIMPGVLMVEALAQVGGLVMLQPEVGGSRENFFFAGIDKVRFRKPVIAGDTLVMRMTLIKLQKRFGIAKMEGKAYVGGEVVCEGDFLMATGTSSE, from the exons ATGGCATCCTCAACTTTTACTAACACCATCTCTCCCCATTCATATGCCCCCAAATCTCCATTTCCCAGATTCACCACCTCCAGATATCTGCATATACCTACCCAGTTGAGGAACACCAATGCCACAAGACGATTTTCACTCTCTTGTTCTTCAGATTCCGCAAACACCCCAATTGAATTAA GGTACCCTGCATTTCCAACCATATTGGATATCAATCAGATTCGTGATATTCTACCACACAG GTTTCCATTTCTTCTAGTGGATAGAGTCATTGAATATAATCCTGGAGTTTCTGCAGTGGCTATTAAGAATGTAACCATAAATGATAACTTCTTTCCTGGACATTTTCCAGAAAGACCTATCATGCCTGGTGTGCTCATGGTTGAG GCATTGGCACAGGTAGGTGGCTTGGTTATGTTACAACCTGAGGTGGGAGGTTCTCGCGAGAATTTCTTCTTTGCCGGTATAGACAAAGTACGGTTTAGGAAGCCTGTGATTGCTGGAGACACCTTAGTTATGAGAATGACACTTATCAAACTGCAAAAGCGATTTGGAATAGCAAAGATGGAAGGAAAGGCATATGTTGGAGGCGAAGTTGTCTGTGAGGGTGACTTTTTGATGGCCACCGGAACTTCGAGCGAGTAA
- the LOC131632653 gene encoding primary amine oxidase-like yields MKFDLFTILALIFSFQAVVSVTPLHFQHPLDPLTKQEFLEVQTIIRNKYPISNNKLAFHYIGLDDPEKEHVLKYETQSTHVTIPRKSFVIAIIHRKIHEIVIDLRLRSIVSDSVYKGYGFPILSADEQSLAIELPFKYPPFIASVYKRGLNLSEVLCSSFTIGWFGEEKNRRTVSINCFMKESTVNFYARPISGITVVADLDLMKIVEYHDRDIEAVPTAENTEYQVSKQSPPFGPKQHSLISHQPQGPGFQINGHSVSWANWKFHIGFDVRAGIVISLASIYDLDKHKYRRVLYKGYISELFVPYQDPTEEFYFKTFFDSGEFGFGLSTVSLIPNRDCPPHAQFIDTYIHSADGTPILLKNAICVFEQYGNIMWRHTEVDIPNEFIEESRTEVNLIVRTIATVGNYDSVMDWEFKASGSVKPAIALSGMIEIKGTNIKHTDEIKEDIHGKLVSANCIGIYHDHFYMYYLDFDIDGTHNSFEKTSLKTVRITDGSSKRKSYWTTETQTAKTESDAKITIGLAPAELVVVNPNIKTAVGNEVGYRLIPAIPAHPLLTEDDYPQIRGAFTNYNVWVTPYNRTEKWAGGLYVDHSRGDDTLAVWTKQNREIVNKDIVMWHVVGIHHVPAQEDFPIMPLLSTSFELRPTNFFERNPVLKTLSPKDVAWPGCSN; encoded by the exons ATGAAATTTGATCTTTTCACTATTCTTGCATTAATCTTCTCATTCCAAGCAGTTGTATCTGTTACACCATTGCATTTTCAACACCCACTTGACCCTTTAACCAAACAAGAATTTCTAGAAGTTCAAACCATAATCCGAAACAAATATCCCATCTCAAACAACAAACTAGCTTTCCACTATATTGGCCTCGATGACCCTGAAAAAGAGCATGTCTTAAAATATGAAACACAATCAACTCATGTAACAATTCCACGTAAATCTTTTGTCATTGCTATCATCCATAGGAAAATCCATGAAATAGTAATTGATTTAAGGTTGAGAAGCATTGTCTCTGACAGTGTTTATAAGGGATATGGTTTCCCTATCTTATCCGCTGATGAACAATCCCTAGCAATAGAGCTTCCATTTAAATATCCTCCTTTTATTGCTTCAGTTTACAAGAGAGGTTTGAATCTCTCAGAGGTGTTGTGTTCTAGTTTTACTATTGGATGGTTCGGtgaagagaagaatagaagaaCTGTGAGTATAAATTGTTTCATGAAAGAAAGTACTGTGAATTTCTACGCCAGACCAATTAGTGGAATCACAGTAGTTGCTGATCTTGATCTTATGAAAATTGTTGAGTATCATGATAGAGATATTGAAGCAGTGCCAACAGCTGAGAACACTGAATACCAAGTTTCAAAGCAAAGCCCACCATTTGGACCGAAACAACACAGTCTCATTAGTCATCAACCACAAGGTCCAGGCTTCCAGATCAACGGCCATAGTGTTAG TTGGGCAAACTGGAAGTTTCATATAGGATTTGATGTACGAGCGGGTATTGTTATATCACTTGCTTCTATTTATGATCTTGACAAGCATAAGTATCGTCGTGTTCTATACAAAGGCTACATTTCTGAACTTTTTGTACCTTATCAAGATCCAACTGAAGAGTTTTACTTTAAGACCTTCTTTGATTCTGGAGAGTTTGGATTTGGTCTGTCTACGGTGTCTTTGATACCCAACCGTGATTGTCCACCACATGCACAGTTCATTGATACATACATTCACTCAGCTGATGGTACCCCAATCTTGTTGAAGAATGCAATTTGTGTATTTGAACAATATGGAAATATCATGTGGCGTCACACCGAAGTTGACATTCCTAATGAATTC ATCGAGGAATCTAGAACAGAAGTGAACTTGATCGTAAGAACTATAGCGACTGTGGGAAACTATGACAGTGTTATGGATTGGGAGTTCAAAGCAAGTGGCTCCGTCAAGCCTGCG ATAGCTCTATCGGGTATGATTGAAATTAAGGGAACAAATATTAAGCACACAGATGAGATTAAGGAAGATATACATGGTAAACTAGTGTCAGCAAACTGCATTGGAATTTACCATGACCATTTCTATATGTACTAtcttgattttgatattgatggtACACACAACTCATTTGAGAAAACAAGTTTGAAGACCGTAAGAATCACAGATGGAAGTTCAAAGAGAAAGAGTTATTGGACAACCGAAActcaaactgctaagactgaatCAGATGCAAAAATCACAATTGGACTTGCACCAGCTGAACTTGTTGTGGTTAATCCAAACATAAAAACCGCTGTTGGAAACGAAGTCGGGTATCGTTTGATTCCAGCAATTCCAGCTCATCCATTGTTAACAGAAGATGACTATCCACAAATACGCGGTGCATTTACAAATTATAATGTTTGGGTGACACCATATAATAGAACTGAGAAATGGGCTGGTGGACTTTATGTTGATCATAGTCGTGGCGATGATACTTTGGCTGTTTGGACTAAACA GAATAGAGAGATTGTGAACAAGGACATAGTGATGTGGCATGTAGTTGGAATTCATCATGTTCCAGCACAGGAAGATTTCCCAATAATGCCACTATTGAGCACTTCATTTGAACTGAGACCAACTAATTTCTTTGAGAGGAACCCAGTTCTTAAAACACTTTCCCCAAAAGATGTTGCATGGCCTGGTTGCTCCAATTAA